In a single window of the Nicotiana tomentosiformis chromosome 8, ASM39032v3, whole genome shotgun sequence genome:
- the LOC138897986 gene encoding uncharacterized protein encodes MAKFILEEDREAKSTEFEQLKQGNKSVQEYYMEFIRLAKHAPHMVKTEKIKIRRFVGGLTYHIKDMTSAAAVGMTAFSSVVRFAKHLEKGRQQRREEKEHNKKARIAGRFNGTSSGGGRGSYDKESLAPAQSSHQSGGGSLFRRTQSYENQSLQNQNFRTSSSHSQSHAEQHSQKQGLCGTCKRGELTRPSSSSATTVAPPKARGSHNQIGHEAGRGADPVTQGGGQPRLFATLDRQSAEASA; translated from the exons ATGGCTAAGTTTATCCTGGAAGAGGATAGGGAAGCTAAGTCTACAGAGTTCGAACAGCTCAAGCAAGGGAATAAAAGTGTGCAAGAGTACTACATGGAATTCATAAGGTTAGCTAAGCATGCTCCTCACATGGTTAAGACAGAAAAAATAAAGATTCGCAGGTTTGTTGGCGGTTTGACTTACCACATTAAGGATATGACATCAGCTGCAGCGGTAGGAATGACAGCTTTCTCCTCTGTTGTTAGATTCGCCAAGCACTTAGAAAAAGGCAGACAACaaaggagagaagaaaaagagcatAACAAGAAAGCCCGGATAGCGGGCAGGTTTAATGGTACATCCAGCGGAGGTGGAAGGGGTTCCTATGATAAGGAGTCATTAGCCCCAGCTCAGTCCAGTCATCAGTCAGGTGGTGGATCTTTATTCAGACGTACTCAAAGTTATGAAAACCAGTCTCTCCAGAATCAGAATtttaggacatcatcctcacataGCCAGAGTCATGCTGAGCAACATTCACAAAAACAAGGTCTTTGTGGAACATGTAAGCG TGGGGAATTAACTCGTCCTTCTAGTTCCTCAGCTACTACAGTTGCACCACCTAAGGCTCGCGGTTCTCATAATCAGATAGGGCATGAAGCAGGCAGAGGTGCAGATCCAGTTACTCAGGGAGGGGGACAACCCCGTTTGTTTGCTACACTTGATCGTCAGAGTGCAGAGGCATCTGCATAA